A genomic stretch from Chaetodon auriga isolate fChaAug3 chromosome 17, fChaAug3.hap1, whole genome shotgun sequence includes:
- the LOC143335187 gene encoding cyclin-dependent kinase 5 activator 1, whose protein sequence is MGTVLSLSPGSRKSGYYDNRPGSLSHYPSLSSRSLNSQKDRGLKRGQSIFLPALTWKRLVASTKKKGNSKKGSGGPVALGDPLNNNNSINIYQKDTVLHLNRENVKKSLSCANLSSYEGPAGLGLGLGYGLGLGQGHGCGYSKSQQLSSVKKVPQGTVTSSPKRVIVQASTSELLRCLGEFLCCRCYRLKHLSPADPVLWLRAVDRSLLLQGWQDQAFVTPANVVFVYMLCRDVVDGDLVASEHELQAILLTCLYLSYSYMGNEISYPLKPFLVEAGKEAFWDRCLAIIDATSSKMLRINADPHFFTQVFAELKSEGGCGPQDYSRVLDR, encoded by the coding sequence ATGGGCACTGTACTATCACTGTCTCCCGGCTCTCGGAAATCAGGCTACTATGACAACCGGCCGGGCTCACTCAGCCACTACCCGAGCCTCAGCAGCCGCTCTCTTAACAGCCAGAAAGACCGCGGGCTGAAGAGGGGTCAGTCCATCTTCCTCCCGGCGCTCACATGGAAGCGACTGGTAGCCTCTACGAAGAAGAAAGGCAACTCCAAGAAAGGCTCCGGCGGTCCCGTGGCCCTCGGGGACCCtctcaataacaacaacagcatcaacatCTATCAAAAAGACACCGTGTTGCATCTCAACCGTGAGAATGTGAAGAAATCGCTGTCATGTGCCAACCTGTCCAGCTATGAGGGCCCAGCAGGACTGGGTCTGGGGCTCGGCTATGGCCTGGGGTTGGGCCAGGGGCACGGATGTGGCTACAGCAAGTCCCAACAGCTTTCCTCTGTGAAGAAAGTTCCCCAAGGGACAGTGACTTCGTCCCCAAAGCGTGTCATTGTCCAGGCATCCACCAGCGAGCTCCTGCGCTGCCTCGGGGAGTTCCTGTGCTGCCGCTGCTATCGCCTGAAGCATCTGTCCCCGGCCGACCCGGTGCTCTGGCTGCGGGCCGTGGACCgctcgctgctgctgcagggctggCAGGACCAGGCCTTCGTCACGCCGGCCAATGTGGTCTTCGTCTACATGCTCTGCCGAGACGTCGTGGACGGCGACCTGGTGGCGTCGGAGCACGAGCTGCAGGCCATCCTGCTCACCTGCCTCTACCTGTCCTACTCCTACATGGGCAATGAGATCTCATACCCGCTCAAGCCCTTCCTGGTTGAGGCGGGTAAGGAGGCCTTCTGGGACCGTTGCCTCGCCATCATCGATGCTACCAGCTCCAAGATGCTGCGCATCAACGCAGACCCGCACTTTTTCACACAAGTATTTGCTGAACTCAAGAGTGAAGGCGGGTGTGGCCCCCAGGACTATAGTCGGGTGCTGGATCGGTGA